One Mya arenaria isolate MELC-2E11 chromosome 5, ASM2691426v1 genomic window carries:
- the LOC128234622 gene encoding uncharacterized protein LOC128234622 — MTEKVANTINKALRGKTDNEKMKKLGEKYKRPSNINNLQTARLEPVLWVQVKNGTKSIDANRQKLIAALNLTLLPIVKALEELHLNKTNSGDKLAEYVGDAFRIAAGQICAINNERRESVKRKLTSKFKPLCQVATTSATNLLGDDFGEQINALDANKDIKMTNKNPQNIIKTRNITK, encoded by the coding sequence ATGACCGAAAAGGTAGCCAACACTATCAACAAGGCCCTTCGGGGAAAGACGGACAATGAGAAGATGAAAAAACTTGGCGAAAAATACAAAAGGCCATCAAACATAAATAACCTACAAACGGCAAGACTGGAACCTGTCCTGTGGGTCCAAGTTAAGAACGGGACAAAGAGCATTGATGCGAACCGTCAAAAACTGATTGCTGCACTTAATTTAACACTTCTACCCATCGTGAAGGCGTTGGAAGAGCTGCATCTCAACAAAACCAACAGTGGGGACAAATTGGCGGAATATGTTGGAGATGCATTCCGCATAGCTGCAGGGCAAATTTGTGCCATCAACAATGAGAGACGGGAGTCCGTTAAAAGGAAACTGACTTCCAAGTTTAAGCCATTATGCCAGGTAGCAACTACCAGTGCCACGAATCTTCTGGGGGATGACTTTGGCGAACAAATCAATGCGCTTGATGCCAACAAGGACATTAAGATGACCAACAAAAAtccacaaaacataataaaaacaagaaatattaccaaataa
- the LOC128234620 gene encoding uncharacterized protein LOC128234620, giving the protein MDDPKLLAQTNVNVDRGLDRATTATEDFIPSTPAGKKSPLTEIGTWCFSRLRISLREQGFSDDSTEVILSSWRISTRKTYATYIKKWFLFTQLIHVDPMKPSLSNFISFLTSLYNSKLQYSTIGTARSAVNQFLKICTGIDFSESVVVSKFMKGIFELRPSLPKYSKIWDVNTVLTYISRLTDHLPLSILSGKLCVLFLLLSAQRGQTIHLVEIQDISFGSNDIQIATNHLIKQSRPGYHLAPITFKQYDKDPKLCIVRTFREYLDRTAALRGKVKKMLVTTQKPHSAASRDTVSRWVKSLLTSAGVDKCFKPTVYALPLYQRLKRKVLN; this is encoded by the coding sequence ATGGACGACCCAAAGCTTTTGGCCCAAACTAATGTCAATGTTGATCGAGGATTGGATCGAGCTACCACGGCCACAGAGGATTTTATACCTTCCACACCAGCCGGAAAAAAGTCACCCCTTACTGAAATTGGGACTTGGTGCTTTTCACGTCTCCGGATCAGTTTGCGGGAACAGGGTTTTTCAGATGATTCGACTGAAGTAATTCTATCATCTTGGAGAATTTCAACTCGTAAAACCTATGCTACTTACATTAAGAAGTGGTTTTTATTCACACAATTGATTCATGTTGATCCGATGAAGCCATctctttcaaattttatatcttTCTTAACCAGCTTGTATAATTCAAAACTACAGTACAGCACTATTGGTACTGCAAGATCGGCTGTGAATCAGTTTCTTAAAATATGTACGGGAATAGATTTCAGTGAATCAGTAGTGGTTAGCAAATTCATGAAAGGTATCTTTGAACTAAGGCCCTCATTGccaaaatattcgaaaataTGGGATGTTAACACAGTACTGACCTACATATCACGCCTTACAGACCATCTTCCACTCTCGATTCTGTCAGGAAAGTTGTGCGTACTGTTTCTGCTACTGTCAGCACAGAGAGGTCAAACCATCCATTTAGTGGAGATACAGGACATTTCTTTCGGTTCAAATGATATTCAAATTGCAACAAATCACTTAATTAAACAATCGCGTCCTGGATATCATTTAGCTCCAATAACTTTCAAGCAATATGATAAGGATCCAAAATTATGCATAGTCCGCACATTTCGAGAATACCTGGACAGAACCGCTGCTCTCCGcggaaaagtaaaaaaaatgttagtaaCCACCCAAAAACCACATTCCGCAGCGTCAAGAGACACAGTTTCACGCTGGGTGAAGAGTCTGCTCACATCAGCAGGGGTTGACAAGTGTTTTAAGCCCACAGTGTACGCTCTGCCTCTGTATCAAAGGCTAAAGAGAAAGGTGTTAAACTAG